Part of the Nitrosophilus alvini genome, AAAAGTTAACATTTAATTTTAATACGATGGGATTAATATATCATATAATTATAAAACTTTTTCTTAAAAATCTGCGTTTTTTATGTTTTTTGCGCTTTTTTCATCGATGATACTGCAAAGATCAGAAAAGGAGGCCGATTTTATATTTTCAAATGATCCGAAATAGTCCAAAAGCTTTTTAAGCTTGGCTTCCCCAATACCTTTTGCTTTTAGAATAGAAATGCGACGATCGGCTTTTAGTTTCTGTTCTCTGTGAAACTTTATGGCGAATCTGTGGGCTTCATCCCGCAATTTTTGTAAAAAGAGAAGTCTTTTGTCTGTCGGTTGTAATCTAAAGAGCTCATTTTTAGTATATATCAAATCTTTGGCTTTTCCTTTTGCTCTGTATGCTTTTGCATCTATTTTCTCTTTAGATATTGCAACTACATCAATATCTACGCCGAAACTTTGTAAAATATCCTGTGCCAGACGTCTTAGTGTCTCTCCGCCGTCTATAACCCAAAGATCGGGAGGTGGATTTTTCGAAAAACTGTTGCATCTTTTTGTAAGTATCTCTCTCATCTGGGAATATTCATCTTTTGAAGAGAGATTGTAATGTCTGTAATCATTTTTTTTGAACTTTCCGTTTTCGTATACAGCCATTGCGCCTACCGGAATTGACCCTTTAATATGGGAGTTGTCGAAAATTTCTATTCTAAACGGATAATTTTCCAGCTTCAAAAGTTTCATAACCTGCAACAGGATATCATCTTTTTCTTTGGATTGCTTTTTCAAAAGCTCTTTTGCGTTAAGTATTGCAAGCTTTGCAAGATTTAACTTATTGCCTTTTTTTGGGGTGGAAATTGTTATTTTTTTCCCCAGTTTTTGCGAAAGAAAAGACTCTACAGTTTTTCTATCCGAAAAATCGTGTGCAGTGATGATTTTTTTGGAAGTTATAGGTGAATCGACAGAATAGAAATCAAGAATAGCTCTTTTGTAGGCCTCATCAACATCGAATCCTTTTGTATCATCGTACCTGATTATATTTGAAGAGCTTGAAATCACTCTTCCTTCCCGCATAAACATTCTGACAATAGAAGCTTTGCCTTTTTCGCTGTATACAGCAAAAATATCGATGTCTTCTACTCGTGCAAGATCGATATTGCTCTGTATTTCGCTTTTTGAGATCCGTTCGATTCTGTCCCTGATTTCGGCAGCCTCTTCAAATCTCAACTCTGCCGATAACCGGGACATTTTAGCTTCAAGTTTTTTTATGAGTGTTTTTTTGTCCAGAATATACTTTTTTGCCTCATCTACTATATTTTTATACTCTTTTGTGGAAATTTTTCCTTCGCACGGAGCAGAACATCTTTTTATCTGATAGAAAAGGCACGCTTTTTTTTGATTGAGGCATCCTTTTTTCTGAACGAGCGGAAAAAGCTCGTATATGGAGTCGAGTATATCTTTTGCTGCGGTGGAAAGAGGCCCGAAGTATTTGATATTTTTCCCTTTTATAACTTTTCTGGTTATCTCAAATCTGGGAAACTCTTCGCTCATATTTATGTAGATGTAGGGATATGTTTTATCGTCTCTTAAAAGAATATTGTATTTGGGTTTAAGTTGTTTTATGAGGGAGTTTTCAAGAATAAGTGCATCGTTTTCATTTTCAACGATTATATATTCTAGAGCATCCACTTCACTTGCCATTTTGAAAATTCTTGGGCTTAGATTTGGTGCGGGGCAGAAGTGCGGTGAAAATCTGAAATAGCTTTTGACTCTTTTTTTGAGACTTTTTGCTTTGCCGATATAAAGAAGTCTGCCCTCTTTATTGAAGTACTGATAGACTCCCGGTTTGTCAGGAAGGTTTTTGATATCGTTTTTCAATTTCTCATTTGCTTTCGACATTTTTTCTGATGGTTTCTCTTATTTTTTCTATCATTTCGGAAACAGTGTCTGTTTTAGCCATATTTTCAAATTTTCCGCTTGATTTTTCAAGATATGTTGCCAGTTTTGTTTCTCTCTCTTCTCTAACAGGAAGTTTTTTGTTTGTTACAAATGTTTTTATCTGTTTTACATCAAAATTTTTGCACTCTTCTACAGATATTTTAAGTTTGTTTAATAGTTCATTTATGAGAGTTTGATTATAATTGAACTCCATTTTCATTCCAGGGTGTTTTAGTGCGATATAAAGGGTATTCTGTTTTTTGTATCCAAATATAACGGCATCTTTGAATCTTTTTGGAAGAAGATTCAGAAGTTTTCTAAAACACCTCTGTTCGTTCAATTTATCTTGATTTTTGGAAAAAAGATGAGACACAACAGATTTTGCATTTTTCATATTGTAATTATAGCACTAATACTCAGTTTTTCAGGCTGCGGATATAAAGCTGACCCGTATTACCCCGCTGACAAAGACAAAACCGAAACAGCAGGTAAAAAATGATTTACGATTATATTATTGTAGGTGCGGGTATAGCCGGTCTTTATGCAGCACTGAATATTCCCGAAAATAAAAAAGTGGCAGTTCTCTCAAAAGAGCCTCTCTGGGAATGCAACACTTTTTATGCACAGGGTGGTGTGGCGACAGCCAGAGATGAAAAAGATATCAATGACCATATAGAAGATACGCTTAAAGCAGGCTGCGGACTTTGTAATAAAGAAGCAGTCGAGATAATGAGCCAAAACAGTATCCTTGTCATAAATGACCTGATAAACAGGGGCTTCGAGTTTGATACAGATGAAGAAGGAAATCTACTGTTTACCAGAGAAGCTGCACACTCCAGAAACAGGATACTGCATGCAGGAGGAGATGCAACTGGAAGACTACTACACAAATTTTTGATAGAGAACTGTTCCCATAAAGTTTTTGAAAGCGTTGAAGTTGCTGACCTGCTTGTAGAAGAGGGGGTGTGTTACGGAGTTACTGTAAAAAAAGAGGGAAAACTTAAGAATATCTACGGAAAAAATGTCTTTATTGCCAGCGGAGGAGTCGGGTCACTTTATGAATATCATACCAATGCAAATACTATAAGTGCCGATCTGCAGGGAATCTGTCTTGAAAAAGGCATAGAGCTTGCAGATATGGAATTCTTGCAGTTTCATCCTACCGTTTTTATACTCAGCCACAGAGCAAGAAAGCTTCTTTTGACAGAAGCTCTCAGAGGTGAGGGTGCAACTGTTGTGGATGAAAAGGGAAGAAGGTTTCTTTTCGATTATGACTCTAAAGGAGAGCTTGCTTCAAGAGATATTGTAAGCAGGGCAATATATGATTATAAACTGAAAGGTCACAAAGTCTATCTTTCGTTTGAAAATTTTGAAGAGGAGTTTTTCAGGTACAGATTTCCTACTATCTATAAAAACTTCAAAGAGCTTGGTTTTAATGTGCCCAGGCAGAAAGTGCCGGTTTCACCTGCTTTTCATTTTGCGATGGGAGGCATTAAGACGGATCTTTACGGAAAAGTTCCCGGTTTCGAGAATCTCTATGCTATAGGTGAAGTGGCATGTACAGGGGTGCACGGTGCAAACAGACTTGCGAGTAACTCTTTGCTTGAAGGATTAGTTTTCTCCAGAAGGGCTGTAGAAGTTGCTTTAATTAACAATTTTGAGCCGAAAAGCAAAAAATTTCCGGTTTTGAGAGAGAAGCTAATCAAAGAAAATGATAAAGATATAAAAAATGAACTCAGACGGGTTATGTGGGAGAAAGTAGGAATTATAAGAAAAAGAGAGAAACTCCAAAGCGCTTTTGATTTTATATGTGAGAGTGAAAAAAAAGATATAGGAAGATTTTTGAAGCTGAGACTGCTTTGTGCCAAAGAGATAGTAAAAAGCGCACTTGCCAGAAAAGAATCGATCGGAGCTCATTATATCGAAGATTGAAGATTAAAGAAAAAAGTGTTATTGTTTTGCTTAAAATCAGAAACATTCATTGAAAGGAAACTCTATGCATGAGTTGGCAATGTCCCATACCTGGGTGGGTTACGCTTCTTTAGTTATATTTGTGATAGGCTATTACTTTATAGCAGCGGAAGAGAAGTTTCACATGAATAAAGCCAAACCGGCTTTATTTATAGGTACGTTTATATTTATGCTGATTGGAATATATTTTACAATCAACGGTCTTGATCCGGATCCTCTCCATGATGAGATGGAGAAACTGATACTGGAGATTGCCGAGATATTTTTCTTCCTCTTTGTAGCGATGACATATATTGAAACTCTTATAGAAAGAAAAGTTTTTGATGTTTTGAAGTACAAACTTGTATCGAAAGGATACAGTTATAGAAAACTTTTCTGGATAACAGGTGTGTTGGCATTTTTCATATCGCCGGTTGCGGACAACCTTACAACAGCTCTTATCTTATCTACAGTTCTTTTCACTATTGATAAAACAAATAACCAATTTCTGGTCCCTGGCGCTATAAATATAGTGGTGGCTGCAAACGCGGGAGGTGCATGGAGTCCTTTCGGCGACATTACCACACTTATGGCTTGGACCGCCGGTAAAGGCGAATTTGTAGATTTCCTTTTTCTATTTCCAGCTTCTATAGCAGGATGGCTTATTACTGCATGGCTTCTTGCCAGAGTTGTTCCAGACGGACAGCCGCATTTTGATGCATCTTTGCCTAAAGCGGAACTGAAACCCGGAGCCAAAGTTGTTATCTGGCTGGGAATCTTTACAATATTTACCGCCGTTATGGGACATCAGTTTTTCCACTTTCCTGCTATGTGGGGAATGATGTTTGGACTTTCGCTTCTAAAACTCTACTCATATCAGCTGAAAAGAAAAAATAAAAATGGCGGATTTGATGTCTTTGTAAATATGAAACACGTAGAAAACGATACACTTCTTTTCTTTTTCGGTATTCTTTCTGCAGTCGGTGCTTTACACTTTTTGGGATATCTGGAGTATATTGTAAAACTTTATGATATTATTGGGCCAAGTATAGGAAATGTAGGTGTTGGTGTTATATCGGCGATTGTCGACAACGTTCCGGTTATGAGTGCAATTTTAAAAGCGGATCCTCAAATGGGTCTTGACCAGTGGCTTCTTG contains:
- the uvrC gene encoding excinuclease ABC subunit UvrC codes for the protein MSKANEKLKNDIKNLPDKPGVYQYFNKEGRLLYIGKAKSLKKRVKSYFRFSPHFCPAPNLSPRIFKMASEVDALEYIIVENENDALILENSLIKQLKPKYNILLRDDKTYPYIYINMSEEFPRFEITRKVIKGKNIKYFGPLSTAAKDILDSIYELFPLVQKKGCLNQKKACLFYQIKRCSAPCEGKISTKEYKNIVDEAKKYILDKKTLIKKLEAKMSRLSAELRFEEAAEIRDRIERISKSEIQSNIDLARVEDIDIFAVYSEKGKASIVRMFMREGRVISSSSNIIRYDDTKGFDVDEAYKRAILDFYSVDSPITSKKIITAHDFSDRKTVESFLSQKLGKKITISTPKKGNKLNLAKLAILNAKELLKKQSKEKDDILLQVMKLLKLENYPFRIEIFDNSHIKGSIPVGAMAVYENGKFKKNDYRHYNLSSKDEYSQMREILTKRCNSFSKNPPPDLWVIDGGETLRRLAQDILQSFGVDIDVVAISKEKIDAKAYRAKGKAKDLIYTKNELFRLQPTDKRLLFLQKLRDEAHRFAIKFHREQKLKADRRISILKAKGIGEAKLKKLLDYFGSFENIKSASFSDLCSIIDEKSAKNIKNADF
- the nadB gene encoding L-aspartate oxidase, with the translated sequence MIYDYIIVGAGIAGLYAALNIPENKKVAVLSKEPLWECNTFYAQGGVATARDEKDINDHIEDTLKAGCGLCNKEAVEIMSQNSILVINDLINRGFEFDTDEEGNLLFTREAAHSRNRILHAGGDATGRLLHKFLIENCSHKVFESVEVADLLVEEGVCYGVTVKKEGKLKNIYGKNVFIASGGVGSLYEYHTNANTISADLQGICLEKGIELADMEFLQFHPTVFILSHRARKLLLTEALRGEGATVVDEKGRRFLFDYDSKGELASRDIVSRAIYDYKLKGHKVYLSFENFEEEFFRYRFPTIYKNFKELGFNVPRQKVPVSPAFHFAMGGIKTDLYGKVPGFENLYAIGEVACTGVHGANRLASNSLLEGLVFSRRAVEVALINNFEPKSKKFPVLREKLIKENDKDIKNELRRVMWEKVGIIRKREKLQSAFDFICESEKKDIGRFLKLRLLCAKEIVKSALARKESIGAHYIED
- the nhaD gene encoding sodium:proton antiporter NhaD encodes the protein MHELAMSHTWVGYASLVIFVIGYYFIAAEEKFHMNKAKPALFIGTFIFMLIGIYFTINGLDPDPLHDEMEKLILEIAEIFFFLFVAMTYIETLIERKVFDVLKYKLVSKGYSYRKLFWITGVLAFFISPVADNLTTALILSTVLFTIDKTNNQFLVPGAINIVVAANAGGAWSPFGDITTLMAWTAGKGEFVDFLFLFPASIAGWLITAWLLARVVPDGQPHFDASLPKAELKPGAKVVIWLGIFTIFTAVMGHQFFHFPAMWGMMFGLSLLKLYSYQLKRKNKNGGFDVFVNMKHVENDTLLFFFGILSAVGALHFLGYLEYIVKLYDIIGPSIGNVGVGVISAIVDNVPVMSAILKADPQMGLDQWLLVTLTAGIGGSLISFGSAAGVGVMGRLRGIYTFGAHMRYAWTIAIGYIVSIAIWYLQFEILGIY